Below is a window of Acanthochromis polyacanthus isolate Apoly-LR-REF ecotype Palm Island chromosome 15, KAUST_Apoly_ChrSc, whole genome shotgun sequence DNA.
GGATGGTGGCGTGGTTAGATGGCCTCGTCACCTGGGAGAGTTTGAGTGGAGAAGCATGTGAAAAGTTTGATAACAGATGAAAGAGAATGGGGTAATACTAACTTCATAATGGGAATTTAGAACTGAACGAGTTGATATAAAGTGACTCAGATGTTTATGCACCTACCTTGGGCATGGGAAATCCACACGTACCGGCACAATAGTAGGCGTCAAACGCCTTTGGTGCTATGACCCACTCACTCCAGCCAATATCTGCAAAATCCACTCTGAGGTTCCTCCTGGAGCAGCCACTGTGCTGGTTGTTGCTCCACTGCCGCCTCCTGGCTTTACGCATTGTTTGTTCATCAAAACTCAGAACAGGTGACTGAGGGTTCACACTTCCTTTGTGCTTCTTTCCATCCTTTCCCTCATTTCTCCGCTCATGCTTTCGCCTGTCACTGACAGTCTGTGTGCGACTATCTTTGAGTTTTGTCACAGTTGAGTCATCAGTTTTGATTTCCTCTGATgttctttctccctctttgaGAACCTGAGGTTCATGCACTCGTTGACTTTGTGCTGCTCCTTCCTCCTCATGgctctttctcttcttttccttccttccagATTTAGGTTTGGGTTTGAGTGCCAGGTACCAAGTGCTTTCCCAAAGGTCATCTTTCCTGTATCCATCAGGCCTGTAGTCAACCTCAGGCAGCTCATTGTTCTGGATGGGGTCAGAGTGCAGATTTGCTTCCCTTCTCACGCGTCCTTTCAACTCTGGAGAGGAGTTTGGTCTGTGCAGGAGCTGAGAAGCCTGAGAGGAATGTGAGGTGTCTCCTCCCTCACTGAACGGGTCGTATCTCTGAAGGCTTGCAGCCACACTGTTGGGCTCTGCTAAAGCTTGGTCACTGGCATACAGTAACAGGTAGGGCATGCTGCCAGCAGAGAGAGTCTCCTCTGGTTTCTTCTGGTACTGCCTCCGTAAGTCC
It encodes the following:
- the gdf10a gene encoding growth/differentiation factor 10: MAVLSMISSHLLLLMLNCLLGAASVRTVTVDSGFSQSSSDPDDLDQGMVYQHMHRLYEKCNKENRLKEGNTVRSFKASQESSDRRPMYRLNLTTLQDSEVILSATFHFLLDKHPHHKPWFCKRFKSPSCHSSDIHPSPSVSLLFRSVSSGSEVRFGSMGSFLGNVTFHPHRRGVWQMKDVTQVIKEARDKGHLLVSVELDLRRQYQKKPEETLSAGSMPYLLLYASDQALAEPNSVAASLQRYDPFSEGGDTSHSSQASQLLHRPNSSPELKGRVRREANLHSDPIQNNELPEVDYRPDGYRKDDLWESTWYLALKPKPKSGRKEKKRKSHEEEGAAQSQRVHEPQVLKEGERTSEEIKTDDSTVTKLKDSRTQTVSDRRKHERRNEGKDGKKHKGSVNPQSPVLSFDEQTMRKARRRQWSNNQHSGCSRRNLRVDFADIGWSEWVIAPKAFDAYYCAGTCGFPMPKVTRPSNHATIQSIVRAVGIIPGVPEPSCVPESMSPLAVLYQDESRNPVLKIYPNMSVQSCSCR